TGCATCTGCTCTGCCAGGTCGCGCGCGTATTCCATGCCGCCGGCCTTGGGCGTGAGCATCAGCTCGGCACCGAACGCCTTCATGGTCTGGGCGCGCTCCACGCTGAGGTCTTCCGGCATGATCAGGAGCATGCGGTAGCCGCGGACGGCCGCCGCCATGGCCAGCGCAATGCCGGTGTTGCCCGAGGTTGCCTCGATCAGCGTGTCGCCCGGCTTGATCTCGCCCCGCTCCTCGGCCCGGCGGATCATGCTGATGGCCGGCCTGTCTTTCACCGAGCCTGCCGGATTGTTGCCTTCCAGCTTGCCCAGGACAACATTGCCGCGGCGCTCATTGTCGGCCCCCGGCAGGCGTTGCAGTTTCACGAGCGGCGTGCGGCCGATGGTGTCTTCGATCGTCTTGTACACAGGCATGAGCGTTCTCCTGCGCCGATTGTCTCAGGCTTGCCCCGGCCTCGCCCGAGGCTATGACATAATCGGCGGCTCGCACGCGGGGTGAAGTTCTTCACCCCCTTCTGCCCAGATGGCGAAATAGGTAGACGCAAGGGACTCAAAATCCCTCGCCAGCGATGGCGTGTCGGTTCGAGTCCGACTCTGGGCACCACCAGCATGGTCAGGAAGCACTCACCGTTTCCGCCGCATTCCCGCAGTTGTTCCGCCGCAGTTGTTCGCAAGAGCCAGCGCCACGAGGCGCCGGTTGGTCGACATGCATCGTCGCCCTGCCCCGCTCGTTCTTCTCCTGAGCCGGTCAGCGCGGCGTCGTGCCCTCCATCACTCGCTCGTTGTCCTCGATTCAAGCCGGGGACCTGCTGACGGTCTCGCAATAAATGCCGTGCCGGCGGCACCGGCTGAAACCGGCGCGCAGGCCCAGGCCCACTGGAACGACTTCCGTGCGGCGGTGCTGGCAGGCGGCCTGCCGACTGTCTCCAAGCCGACCCATTTCCCGATCGTCGTCACCAAGCCCTGTCACGACCAAGCGGCAGGCTGTCTACCGCCTTCAGCTGGCGCGTTGTGATGGCCAGCCCTGGCCGAGGCATCGGCCTGGAGGACGTGCCGATGAAGCAGCACATCGGCGCCCATCCAAGGGTGGACGACTGCCCCGCCCGACGGCGGGCGTCGGCAGCTGGAGCTCGCGCTGCAGGCCAAGGGGTGGCGCTTCGCAATGGCCTACTCGGCCGACGTCGGCCGCTGACACCCGGCGACCGCCGCAGCCCGCAGCACAGCGCAAGCACCCTGAGCACCCGCCGGTCCGCCGAGGCGCCCCGGCACACGCCGGACCCTGCGCCTGGGCGACAGCCGGCCCTCAGGTCACCGGCGCCGGATTGAACAACACCAGCGCGTTGTGCAGTTTCCAGTGCTCGGCCCAGGTTTTCCGGCGCCCGCTCGCCACCTCCAGCATCAGGTGGAACAGCTCCCAGCCGACATCCTCGATGCTCGCCTCGCCGGTGGCGATGCGGCCGGCGTCGATATCCATCAGGTCGTGCCAGCGCCGTGCCAGGTCGCTGCGGGTGGCCACCTTGATCACCGGCACCTCGGCCAGTCCGTAGGGGGTGCCCCGGCCGGTGGTGAAAACATGCAGGTTCATGCCGGCGGCCAGCTGCAGCGTGCCGCAGATGAAATCGCTGGCCGGCGTCGCGGCATAGATCAGGCCCTTGCGGCCGCCCAGCTTCTCGCCGGGCGCCAGTACGCCGGAGATGGGCGCACGGCCGGACTTGACGATGGAGCCCATCGCCTTCTCGACGATGTTGGACAAGCCACCCTGCTTGTTGCCGGGCGTCGTGTTGGCACTGCGATCGACCTGGCCCCGCTGCAGGTAGCGGTCGTACCAGGCCATCTCGCGCACCATGGCGGCGGCCACTTCCGCATCGGCCGCCCGGGCAGTGAGCTGGGCGATGCCATCGCGCACCTCGGTCACCTCGGAGAACATCACCGTCGCGCCGGCGCGCACCAGCAGGTCGGCTGCGAAGCCGACGGCCGGATTGGCGGTCACGCCCGAGAAGGCGTCGCTACCGCCGCACTGCACCCCCACCACCAGTTCGGAAGCCGGACAAGGCTCGCGCCGCCGGCGGTCAAGGCGCAACAGATGCACCCGAGCCTGGCCGAGGATGGCCTCGACCATGCCGAGGAAGCCGTCATGCTGCCTGTCCTGCAGGCACACGACCTCCAGCCCTGCAGCGGCTGCATCGCCAGGCGCCGCGCGCTCGTCCCGGATCGGCAAGCTGCCGGGCGGCAACAGGCGTTGTGGCTGCAGCTTCTCGCAACCGAGGCTCACCACCATCAGCTCGCCGCCGAAGTTCGGGTTCTGGCTCAGGTGGCGCAGCGTGCGGATCGGCACTTCGGCATCGGGCGCGTCGATGGCCACCCCGCAGCCATAGCCATGCTCCAGTGCCACCACCCCGTCCACATGCGGGAACTGGGGCAGCAGTTCGTCCCGGATGCGGCGCACCGCCGCCTCCACCACCCCCGCCACGCACTGCACCGTGGTGGTGATGGCGAGCAGGTTGCGCGTGCCCACCGACCCGTCCGCATTGCGATAGCCCTCGAAAGCGTAGCCGTGGAGTGGTGGCAAGGGGGCCGGCCGGGCACTGGCCATCGGCAAGTCGTCCAGGCCGCAGGCTTCGGGCATGCGCAACAGGCGTTCGTGCACCCAGCTGCCGGCAGCAATGTCACGCAGCGCGTGACCGATGGTGACGTTGTAGCGGCGCACCTCGCTGCCGGCCGGCAGGTCCACCAGCGCCAGCTTGTGGGCCTGCGGTATCGCCTCGCGCAGCACCAGGCCATCGGGAAAGACCGTTCCTGCGGGCAAGCCGCCGTCGTTCGCGACGATGGCCACGTTGTCCGCCTCGTGCATCTTGAGATAGAGAGGGGATGCCGGCGCGCGCTGCTGCATGACCGTCCTTGCGGGGCTGGGAGAGTGAGAAGGGCGACACGGTGTTGTCGTACAACAATGATGATCCATGACGCGGGACGGCGTCAAGCCGTGCGCCACTCCGCCCCTGGGCGGCGATAAAAGGGGACCTCGTGGCGACAAGTAATGCCGATGTTGTACGACAACACCACCCCTCGTGCGCCCACCCCTCGTGCGCCCACCCCTCGTGCGCCCACCCCTCGTGCGCCCACCCCTCGTGCGCCCACCCCTCGTGCGCCCACCCCTCGCCGGCCGCCCGCGCGCCCGAGTCAGCGCGTCGCCACCGGGCCCGCCGTCGTGAGCCGCACGTCCGCGCTGCCGCCGGCGACGGCCGCAGGCTGCCAGCTGGTGCTGGCGGGCCGCCCTGGCAAGCTCAGGCTGGCAACGGCGGCAGGCGTGGTGGCCAGGACCTCACCGCCGCGCATCACCATCAGCCGGGTGGCGCGCAGGCGCAAGGCCTCGAACGGGTCGCGCGCCTGCAGCAGCACCAGATCGGCGCGGCAGCCGGGCGCCAGGCCGTAGCCGGGCAGGCCGAGCACGCGGGCCGGTGCTTCGGTCACTGCGTCGAAGCAGTGCCGCATGCCGTCCTGCCCCGTCATCTGGGCAACATGCAAGCCCATGTGCGCGACCTCCAGCATGTCGGCGCTGCCCAGGCTGTACCAGGGATCCATCACGCAATCGTGGCCGAAGGCCACCGTCACCCCGGCAGCAAGCAGCTCCGGCACCCGCGTCATGCCACGGCGTCGGGGGTAATGGTCGTGTCGGCCTTGCAGCGTGATGTTGATCAAGGGGTTGGCGATGGCCGCCACCCCCGCCTCGCGCATCAGCGGCAGCAGCTTGGACACGTAGTAGTTGTCCATCGAATGCATCGACGTCAGGTGGGAGCCCGCCACCCGGCCCTGCAGGCCCAGGCGCTGGGTGTGGAAGGCCAGGGTTTCGATATGGCGTGACAGCGGGTCGTCCGATTCGTCGCAATGCATATCGACCGGCAGGCCGCGCTCGGCCGCCAGCTCGCACAGCAGGCGCACGGATTCGGCGCCCTCGGCCATGGTGCGCTCGAAGTGCGGGATGCCGCCCACCACGTCCACCCCCATGTCGAGCGCCCGCTGGACCTGCGCGAGCCCGTGCGGCGAACGCAGCAGGCCGTCCTGCGGAAAGGCCACCAGCTGCAGGTCCAGGTAGGGGCGCACGCGCTCACGGACATGCAGCAAGGCCTCGACCGCCAGCAGACGCGGATCGCAGACATCCACATGGGAACGGATGGCGAGCAGCCCCTTGGCCACCGCCCAGTCGCAGTAGGCGAGCGCCCGCTGCACCAGCGCTTCCTGCGTCAGCAAGGGCTTGAGTTCACCCCACAGTGCAATGCCCTCCAGCAGCGTGCCGCTCGCGTTCACGCGCGGCAGGCCGTAGCTGAGCGTGGAGTCCATATGGAAATGCGCATCCACGAACGGCGGGCTCACCAGCTGGCCGGCGGCGTCGATCTCGCGGCCGGCCTGGGCCGGCAGCGCCGGCTGCACCGCCACGATGCGTCCGGCCTGGATGCCGATGTCTTGATCGAGCCGGCCGTCGGGCAGGGTGCAGTGGCGCAGGATGATGTCGAGCATGGAGCCTCCCGGGAAGTGCATGGACCGGCAATGCCCGCATGCTGCCACGACGGGGCGTCGGCGCGACCGGCCCTGCCCCCTGCCAGCGCCTCGGAGGGGGGGCCGCTATGATGGGGCGCTTCCTCTCCTTCGCCGCACGGCCGTCACGATGCCTCCTCTGCCTCCCGTCATCAAAGCCCTGCTCCTGGTCAATGTCGCCGCCTACTGCCTCGATGTGGTCACCGGCGGCTGGCTCACCCTCTGGTTCGGACTGTGGTCGCTGAACAGCGGCCAGTTCATGCCCTGGCAGGTCGTCACCCACGCCTTTCTGCACAGCAACGCCCTGCACCTGTTCCTGAACATGCTCGGCTTGTGGATGTTCGGCGTCGAGCTGGAGCGGATGTGGGGCAGCAAGCGCTTCCTGCAGTTCTACACCGCCGGCCTGCTGAGCGCGGCAGTGGTGCAGGTCCTGTTCACCGTGGTGGTCGGCGGCAGGTCGGTGTCCATGGGAGCGTCAGGCGGCCTCTTCGCGATCCTGCTGGCCTGTGCGATGTACTTCCCCAACCGCACCATCATGCCGCTCTTCCCTCCCATCCCGATGAAGATGAAGGTCTTCGTCTTCGTGTTCGGCGCGATCGAGCTGTTCCTCGGTGCCTACCACGGCCACTCCGGCATCGGTCACTTCGCGCACCTGGGCGGCATGCTGGGGGGCTTCCTGATGATTCGCTACTGGCGCGGCCAGCCCCCCTTCAAGAAGCGCCGCCGCCTGCACTGAGCGGCGCCCGCCCGCCATGCCCCTGCTTTGAGCACAGGGATGGCGAAAGCGCGATGCTGTGGCGATCCGCTCTTGTCCACAGTGGGGTGCACCATGGCTGTATCGCGTGCGTCTTGGCTCTCGCGTGTTGTCCGGCCGCTCCGGCTGCTCGTCTTGCTGACAGCCTGCGGCGCTCCGGCCGTGGCGGGCACCCCGCCGGCCGGCGCATCGGCTGCATCGGCTGCATCGGCTGCATCGGCTGCATCGGCTGCATCGGCTGCATCGGCTGCATCGGCCGAAGACGAGCCGGACGAGGCTGCCGTCCAGCAACAAGCGCGTGTGCTACGCCAGGCAGCCGGCTCGGTGGTCGGCGTGCGCGCGGTGGCCACGCCGCAGGCGCGCAGCACCGACAGCCTGGGCCCGGTTCGCGTGGGCTCTGGCGTGGTGATCGGCAGCGACGGCACGGTCCTCACCATCGGCTATCTCATTGTCGAGGCCGAGCGGGTCGAACTGGTCACCACTGCCGGCAAGGCCTATCCGGCCCGGGTGGTGGCCTACGACCCGGCCACCGGCTTCGGCCTGCTGCAATCGGTGCTGCCCCTGGGCATTGCGCCGGCACGGCTGGGCGCGTCTTCGGGGGTTGACGAGAGCCAGCCCTATGTCGTGGTCAGCGGCGGCAGCGAGGCGGAGATGTCGCTTGCCCAGGTGGTCTCGCGCCGGCCGTTCTCGGGCTACTGGGAATACCACATCGAGGACGCCCTCTTCACCGTGCCGCCGCGGTTGGACCACAGCGGCGCCGGGCTCTTCAACCGCCAGGGCGAGCTGGTGGGCATCGGCTCGCTGATCGTGATGGAGGCCAGCAAGCCCGGCGTGGCCGAGCCCGGCAACATGTTCGTGCCGGTCGACCTGCTCAAGCCGGTGCTGGCCGAGATGCGCAGCCGCGGCGCCTCGGCGCGAAGCACGCGGGCGTGGCTCGGCGTCAACTGCATCGAGCAGCAAGGCCTGGTGCGGGTGGTCCGCGTCAATGCCGACAGCCCGGCGGAGCAGGCCGGCGTGCAGCCGGGCGACCTGATCCTGAAGCTCGACGGCTTGCCGATCGACAGCCTGGAGACCTTCTACAAGAAGCT
This genomic stretch from Eleftheria terrae harbors:
- the garD gene encoding galactarate dehydratase; protein product: MQQRAPASPLYLKMHEADNVAIVANDGGLPAGTVFPDGLVLREAIPQAHKLALVDLPAGSEVRRYNVTIGHALRDIAAGSWVHERLLRMPEACGLDDLPMASARPAPLPPLHGYAFEGYRNADGSVGTRNLLAITTTVQCVAGVVEAAVRRIRDELLPQFPHVDGVVALEHGYGCGVAIDAPDAEVPIRTLRHLSQNPNFGGELMVVSLGCEKLQPQRLLPPGSLPIRDERAAPGDAAAAGLEVVCLQDRQHDGFLGMVEAILGQARVHLLRLDRRRREPCPASELVVGVQCGGSDAFSGVTANPAVGFAADLLVRAGATVMFSEVTEVRDGIAQLTARAADAEVAAAMVREMAWYDRYLQRGQVDRSANTTPGNKQGGLSNIVEKAMGSIVKSGRAPISGVLAPGEKLGGRKGLIYAATPASDFICGTLQLAAGMNLHVFTTGRGTPYGLAEVPVIKVATRSDLARRWHDLMDIDAGRIATGEASIEDVGWELFHLMLEVASGRRKTWAEHWKLHNALVLFNPAPVT
- a CDS encoding amidohydrolase family protein, producing MLDIILRHCTLPDGRLDQDIGIQAGRIVAVQPALPAQAGREIDAAGQLVSPPFVDAHFHMDSTLSYGLPRVNASGTLLEGIALWGELKPLLTQEALVQRALAYCDWAVAKGLLAIRSHVDVCDPRLLAVEALLHVRERVRPYLDLQLVAFPQDGLLRSPHGLAQVQRALDMGVDVVGGIPHFERTMAEGAESVRLLCELAAERGLPVDMHCDESDDPLSRHIETLAFHTQRLGLQGRVAGSHLTSMHSMDNYYVSKLLPLMREAGVAAIANPLINITLQGRHDHYPRRRGMTRVPELLAAGVTVAFGHDCVMDPWYSLGSADMLEVAHMGLHVAQMTGQDGMRHCFDAVTEAPARVLGLPGYGLAPGCRADLVLLQARDPFEALRLRATRLMVMRGGEVLATTPAAVASLSLPGRPASTSWQPAAVAGGSADVRLTTAGPVATR
- a CDS encoding rhomboid family intramembrane serine protease — protein: MPPLPPVIKALLLVNVAAYCLDVVTGGWLTLWFGLWSLNSGQFMPWQVVTHAFLHSNALHLFLNMLGLWMFGVELERMWGSKRFLQFYTAGLLSAAVVQVLFTVVVGGRSVSMGASGGLFAILLACAMYFPNRTIMPLFPPIPMKMKVFVFVFGAIELFLGAYHGHSGIGHFAHLGGMLGGFLMIRYWRGQPPFKKRRRLH
- a CDS encoding S1C family serine protease, which produces MLRQAAGSVVGVRAVATPQARSTDSLGPVRVGSGVVIGSDGTVLTIGYLIVEAERVELVTTAGKAYPARVVAYDPATGFGLLQSVLPLGIAPARLGASSGVDESQPYVVVSGGSEAEMSLAQVVSRRPFSGYWEYHIEDALFTVPPRLDHSGAGLFNRQGELVGIGSLIVMEASKPGVAEPGNMFVPVDLLKPVLAEMRSRGASARSTRAWLGVNCIEQQGLVRVVRVNADSPAEQAGVQPGDLILKLDGLPIDSLETFYKKLWDHAQPEREVTLEIGRGASVQSKKAHTVDRMKTLRRSVGI